AAGGCGGGCAGGCGCAGCCACCCGAGGAGCACCGCCCCGGTGGCCACGAGCAGCGGCCCCATGAGGCGGTTCATGTGGGTTTCCAGGAAGAAGGCCGTCCGCGGCACGGCGAGGAGGCCCCACGAGAGGGCGGAGGCCAGGGCCGCGTAGGCCGCCGCGCGGCCCAGGGTGTAGCAGAGCCCCGCCCGGAGCGCCGCCGGGCCGGAGCACCGGCCGGTGCCGCCGGCCATGTAGCATATCGCGGCGAGGTTGCCCGCCAGGGGACAGGGGCTCACCGAGGTGAGGAGGCCCAGCCAGCCCGCGGCGAGGAGGGAGGGGATGCCGTGGGTCATGGCCGCCCTCCCGAGCCGCCGGCCTTCGAGAGGAAGGTGCGGACTTCCTGCTGCACGTAGTGCTTGAAGGCGGCGGGCTCGCGCACGAGGTCCCAGATTCGGGCGAGATTCTTCCACCTGGGGGCCGGGCCGCCCTCCTCCACGAGCACCAGCGACTTGGTGTAGAGCCGGAAGTCGTCCACGAAGTGGCGGTCTTCGGGGCGGGTTACGTCCACCGACCGGAAGGCGAGGCGCCCGTCGGCCAGCTCCGCCGCGAAGCCCTCCGAGACGGCCTCCCGGGAGAGCCGCTCGAGGGTGCGGCAGGTGGGACACCGGTAGGCGGTGTGGAAGTAGTAGACCACGACCTTCCGCTCGGCGGCCGGGCAGGCCGGGACGACCCAGGCCAGGACGGCGAGGATCGCGGCGGCCAGCGCCGCCGGGCGGCGGAACGGGGCCGGCATCTCCTTTTTCACGATGTTTCCTCCATGGCGCGCAGGGCCTCGTCCGCCGCACGGCGGACGTCGGCGAGACATCAGCGGCCCCGCGGGTTGCGCTCCGCGCACCGGCAGGCGCCCGCGGCCTTCTCGGCCAGGATGCGCGCGAAGATGGTGGAACGGCCGTGGGCGCGGACGTCGTCTCGGATGTCCGCGTCGGTGTAGCCGAAGCAGTAGCAGAGGGTTTCCGGCATGGTCAGCCTCCGGCGGCGAGGTACCCGTAGCCGAACCCGGTGAGCGTGGCCACCGTCACCACGAGGGCTACGTAGACGGCGGTCTTGCGCGTTCCGAGCACGGAGCGGATGACCAGCATGCTGGGGAGCGAGACGGCGGGCCCGGCCAAGAGCAGCGCCAGGGCCGGCCCCGGCCCCATCCCGGAGCCGATGAGCCCCTGCAGGATGGGCACCTCGGTGAGGGTGGCGAAGTACATGAGGGCCGCCATGACCGAGGCGAAGAAGTTGGCTGCCAGGGAGTTGCCGCCCACGAGGGCGGCCACGTGGCGGGCGGGGATGAGGCCGCCGCCCTCCCCGGGCGCCCCCAGGAAGAACCCGGCGAAGAAGACCCCCAGGAAGAGGAGCGGCAGGATCTTCCGCGCCAGGATGTAGGAGGATTCGAACCAGGCACGGGCCTCGCCGCCGGCGGTGTAGAGCACCACGGAGAGCCCGGCGGCCCCCAGGGTGAAGGGGATCTCGGGGCGCCCGGCGGCCGCGGCCGACGCCGCGACGGCCGCGGCGAGGGCGGCCAGGGGCGCGGGGCGGACCCGGTAGAAGACCGCCAGCTCCACGGCCAGGGCCAGGGCCGCGGCGGCGGTGAGGACCCACTTCACCTCGTGCACCCGCTGCCAGAGGCCGATACCCTCGCCCCACGTGGCGAAGACCAGGAGGGCCACCAGGGTGGCCATGAAGAGGACCACCTGCCACAGGGGGCGGCCGGGGCCGGTCGCCACCGAGGCCATCCGGTCGAGGCGTTCCCGGTCCTCCCGGCGGAAGACGGCGGCCATGGCCAGCCCCACGAGGATGCTCGTCGCCACCGCCCCGACGGCCCGGGCGAGGCCGAGGTCCAGCCCCAGGACCCGGGCCGTCAGGATGACGGCCAGCACGTTGATGGCCGGGCCGGAGTAGAGGAAGGTGGCGGCCGGCCCGAGCCCGGCCCCCATGGTGTAGATCCCGGCGAAGATGGGCAGGATGGTACAGGAACAGACGGCGAGGATGGCCCCGGCCACCGAGGCCACCCCGTAGGCAACGGGTTTCGGGGCCGCGGGGCCCAGGTACCGGAGGACCGCCTGGTCCGAGACGAAGACCTCGATGGCGCCGGCGATGAAGAAGGCCGGCACCAGGCAGAAGAGGACGTGTTCCCGGGCATAGAAGTTGAGGAGCAGGACGCCCTGGTCCACGGCCCGCAGGAATCTCGGCCCCCCGGGCAGGAAGTAGAAGACCAGGAAGAGGCCCACCGCCCCCCCGATCAGCAGGAGTTCCCGGCGCCAGTTCACGGCCGGCCTCCCGCCGGACCGGGACGATTTTGGAGACTTATGGCTATGTGGCTATGAATTTGGGCCATCAAGATTCACCTCTCGTTCTCGATCCCGAGTTCCCGCGCCACCAGCGGCACCAGCTCCGCCCGCATCCGGTCCCGGACGCGGCGGAAGGCCGCGAGCCGTTCGTCCTCGCCGCCCGTGGCGCCGGCCGGGTCGTCGAAGCCCGCGTGGATCCGCCGCCCCTGGCCGGGGACCACGGGGCAGGCCTCGGCGGCCCCGCCGCACAGGGTCACCACCAGGTCGAAGGCACGGCCGGCGAATTCGTCCACGTGCTTTGAGCGGGCCCCCGACATGTCGATGCCCGCCTCGGCCAGCGCCCGGACCGCCAGGGGGTGCACCTCGGCGGGGGCCGTCCCGGCGGAGAAGGCCCGCACCCGGCCGGCGAGATGGTGGTTCACCAGAGCCTCGGCCATCTGGCTGCGGCAGGCGTTCTGCGTGCAGAGGAAGAGCACGGTCTTCACGGCCGGGCCCCCGTTTCCGCGGCGGCGCGGCCGGGGCAGCAGGCCGGCCCCGCCTCCCGGCCCCGCGCCGCCTGGGCCGCCCGGAGGCGGCGGAGGAAGCGCGGCAGCTCCGGGTCGTCCTCGACCCGGGACCGGACACCGGCCAGGACCTCCCGGGCCACGGGGTGCCGGGGGTCGGGCGCGAGGTCGAAGTCCATCCGCTGGCCGCTCCGGCGCGAGGTCACGAGCCCCGCCCGCTCGAGGGCCTGGAGGTGGCGCGTCACCGTGGGCTGGGCCAGCTC
The window above is part of the Dissulfurirhabdus thermomarina genome. Proteins encoded here:
- a CDS encoding nitrophenyl compound nitroreductase subunit ArsF family protein; this translates as MKKEMPAPFRRPAALAAAILAVLAWVVPACPAAERKVVVYYFHTAYRCPTCRTLERLSREAVSEGFAAELADGRLAFRSVDVTRPEDRHFVDDFRLYTKSLVLVEEGGPAPRWKNLARIWDLVREPAAFKHYVQQEVRTFLSKAGGSGGRP
- a CDS encoding permease, yielding MNWRRELLLIGGAVGLFLVFYFLPGGPRFLRAVDQGVLLLNFYAREHVLFCLVPAFFIAGAIEVFVSDQAVLRYLGPAAPKPVAYGVASVAGAILAVCSCTILPIFAGIYTMGAGLGPAATFLYSGPAINVLAVILTARVLGLDLGLARAVGAVATSILVGLAMAAVFRREDRERLDRMASVATGPGRPLWQVVLFMATLVALLVFATWGEGIGLWQRVHEVKWVLTAAAALALAVELAVFYRVRPAPLAALAAAVAASAAAAGRPEIPFTLGAAGLSVVLYTAGGEARAWFESSYILARKILPLLFLGVFFAGFFLGAPGEGGGLIPARHVAALVGGNSLAANFFASVMAALMYFATLTEVPILQGLIGSGMGPGPALALLLAGPAVSLPSMLVIRSVLGTRKTAVYVALVVTVATLTGFGYGYLAAGG
- a CDS encoding arsenate reductase ArsC, which encodes MKTVLFLCTQNACRSQMAEALVNHHLAGRVRAFSAGTAPAEVHPLAVRALAEAGIDMSGARSKHVDEFAGRAFDLVVTLCGGAAEACPVVPGQGRRIHAGFDDPAGATGGEDERLAAFRRVRDRMRAELVPLVARELGIENER
- a CDS encoding ArsR/SmtB family transcription factor, which gives rise to MKRTVQIYKAASDLTRYRILKLLSGGTACVCELAEALELAQPTVTRHLQALERAGLVTSRRSGQRMDFDLAPDPRHPVAREVLAGVRSRVEDDPELPRFLRRLRAAQAARGREAGPACCPGRAAAETGARP